One genomic segment of Ricinus communis isolate WT05 ecotype wild-type chromosome 3, ASM1957865v1, whole genome shotgun sequence includes these proteins:
- the LOC125369599 gene encoding uncharacterized protein LOC125369599: MRDCPNPRKVLFSQATGYELFDDEEDNDEDPRTVYDDLADKEPYTYGPPDLNEGTPLSLVARRALTVKDASVGDQRENLFHTRCLVGTSSLSVIIDSGSCCNILNEKVVRVLNLPTSPHPQPYSLQWISEGKGDVVTRQCHITFSISTYVDTVTYDVVMMMDATHLFLGRPWQYDKKTVHDGFFNTYTFQHKGHRVTLLPMTPQEIIHDHVERDRIKVLEQTKEAIKPMATTGPQHSPNLKASTNADHSTGPRTLRVIPTTHEAPLTNEETRGKARKQQVPMQHTGHRDKAQQLLRATAITEIGSEMPADPTSTIQGCCERRLLMARSREITPIVQGRSPCFLLIPIAYLSIFKTVDDLPFSVTCLLQEFADVMPDEIPEGLPPLRGIKHHIDLIHGASLPNRAAYRASPEETKELQHQVIELLEKGYIRKSLSPCGVPVILVLKKEGTWRMCMDCRAINQITVKYRHPIPRLDDMLDELHGAILFSKIDLRSDYHQICMKECDEWKTTFKTKYGLYEWLVMPFGLTNAPSTFMRLMNHVLRHFLGKFMVMYFDDILVYSRSLDEHVSHLRQVLQCLRNEQLYVNLSKCVFYSDTTIFLGFIVSRDGLRVDEEKVRAIKEWPTPTTATMVRSFLRSTRFYRRFVRDFSSIVAPLHELTKKGTTIT; the protein is encoded by the coding sequence ATGCGCGATTGTCCAAATCCTAGGAAGGTATTATTCTCTCAAGCTACGGGGTATGAATTATTTGATGATGAAGAGGATAATGACGAGGATCCGAGAACTGTTTATGATGACCTTGCTGATAAGGAGCCTTATACTTATGGTCCCCCGGACTTGAATGAAGGAACGCCTCTTTCTCTTGTAGCTCGTCGTGCTTTGACAGTGAAAGATGCTTCTGTAGGGGACCAACGAGAGAATTTATTTCACACAAGGTGCCTTGTGGGTACTTCATCTTTGAGTGTGATAATAGATAGTGGTTCTTGCTGCAACATCTTAAATGAGAAAGTAGTGAGGGTCTTAAACTTACCTACTTCACCACATCCTCAACCGTATAGCCTCCAATGGATTTCGGAAGGTAAAGGTGATGTGGTAACAAGGCAATGCCACATCACATTCTCTATTAGTACATATGTTGATACAGTTACTTATGATGTTGTGATGATGATGGATGCTACTCACCTCTTTCTAGGTCGCCCTTGGCAATATGACAAAAAGACCGTGCATGATGGGTTCTTTAACACATACACCTTCCAACACAAGGGGCATAGGGTAACTCTTCTCCCCATGACACCACAGGAAATAATCCATGACCATGTGGAAAGAGACCGCATCAAAGTCTTGGAGCAGACAAAAGAAGCAATCAAGCCCATGGCAACTACCGGGCCCCAGCATTCGCCTAATCTCAAAGCATCAACCAATGCGGACCACTCTACAGGTCCAAGAACCTTGCGGGTTATCCCCACCACCCATGAAGCCCCTTTGACCAATGAAGAAACTAGGGGAAAGGCCAGAAAGCAACAGGTCCCAATGCAGCACACCGGCCACCGGGACAAAGCACAACAGCTTCTTAGGGCAACTGCAATCACCGAAATTGGATCCGAAATGCCTGCAGACCCTACATCTACAATTCAGGGTTGTTGTGAGCGACGATTACTCATGGCACGTTCGAGAGAAATCACCCCAATCGTTCAGGGACGTTCTCCTTGCTTCTTATTGATTCCTATTGCGTATCtgtctatttttaaaactGTAGATGATTTACCCTTTTCTGTGACTTGTCTTTTGCAGGAGTTCGCGGATGTTATGCCTGATGAGATTCCCGAAGGTCTTCCTCCACTTCGTGGGATCAAACaccatattgatttaattcatGGGGCTTCTTTGCCTAATCGTGCAGCCTATCGGGCAAGTCCGGAGGAGACTAAGGAACTCCAGCATCAAGTCATCGAGCTCTTAGAGAAGGGCTATATACGAAAGAGTTTAAGTCCTTGTGGCGTACCGGTAATTTTAGTACTAAAGAAGGAGGGTACATGGAGAATGTGCATGGACTGCAGGGCCATTAATcaaataacggtaaagtatcgtCATCCAATTCCTCGCCTAGACGACATGCTCGATGAGTTGCATGGAGCCATCCTCTTTTCCAAGATCGATCTTAGGAGCGACTACCATCAAATATGCATGAAAGAATGTGATGAATGGAAGACAACTTTCAAAACAAAGTATGGCCTTTATGAATGGcttgtgatgccatttggactCACCAATGCTCCCAGtacctttatgagattgatgaacCATGTACTTAGACATTTTTTAGGGAAATTTATGGTTATGTATTTTGATGACATTTTAGTGTATAGTCGGTCTTTAGATGAACATGTTTCTCATCTTAGACAAGTCCTACAATGTCTTAGGAACGAGCAATTGTACGTCAACTTGTCAAAATGTGTGTTTTACTCGGACACTACTATTTTCTTAGGATTTATAGTTTCTAGGGATGGGCTACGTGTGGATGAGGAAAAGGTCCGTGCTATCAAGGAGTGGCCTACCCCTACTACAGCGACCATGGTGCGGTCTTTCTTAAGGTCGACTAGATTTTATAGGCGGTTTGTGAGGGATTTTAGCTCAATAGTCGCGCCCCTACATGAGTTGACAAAGAAGGGCACCACCATTACTTAG